One region of Halomicrobium sp. LC1Hm genomic DNA includes:
- the ribH gene encoding 6,7-dimethyl-8-ribityllumazine synthase, with the protein MVQLGLVVAQYDKHGQVIEAMEASAREAAKGQDATIVATREVPGSYDTPLAADRLARRDDIDAVAVLGAIVTGDTDHDQVIADAAAQGLTRVSLDRDTPVTMGVIGPGMSQDEATARTDKGGDAVDSAVSLATELRQ; encoded by the coding sequence ATGGTGCAGCTCGGGCTCGTCGTGGCCCAGTACGACAAACACGGGCAGGTTATCGAAGCGATGGAAGCGTCGGCTCGCGAGGCCGCAAAGGGCCAGGACGCGACGATCGTCGCGACCCGCGAGGTGCCGGGGTCCTACGACACGCCGCTGGCCGCAGACCGGCTGGCACGGCGCGACGACATCGACGCCGTCGCGGTGCTGGGCGCGATCGTCACCGGCGACACCGACCACGACCAGGTGATCGCCGACGCCGCCGCGCAGGGACTGACGCGGGTCAGCCTCGACCGCGACACCCCAGTGACGATGGGCGTCATCGGCCCGGGCATGAGCCAGGACGAGGCGACGGCACGAACCGACAAAGGCGGCGACGCCGTCGACAGTGCCGTCTCGCTCGCGACGGAACTGCGACAGTGA
- a CDS encoding DHH family phosphoesterase, which yields MSPPAGTDTGAPVPDGGTVVYELADGCTLDDVEEGSCYVGTVNGVVEYGVFVDLSEELSGLVHDSNLVGDYDVGDELVVELAQVRENGDVSFEEVQFADYTTESVGRGSDAVVDDLADATGETVTVRGEILQIKQTGGPTIFQLRDESGVVPCAAFDEAGVRAFPAVDLGDVAEVTGRVESRNGGVQVEVEELSVLGGDREQAVRDDIDEALDEAAEPADIDPLVEWPAFEKLWDDLRDVARQLRRTVLEGRPIRMRHHADGDGLCASVPLQLALERFVAQHYQDDEAGRHMLKRLPSKAPYYELEDVTRDLNFALENRERHGQKLPLVLMLDNGSTEEDTPAYRNLRHYDIPVVVVDHHHPDPEAVEPLIDAHVNPYLHDEDYRITTGMMCVELARMIDPSLTDELRHVPAVAGVSDRSEGEAMPDYVELARQEGYDEADLRDVGEALDYATFWLKYDDGRELIDDALNVNCDDRDRHEEIVEFLSTRAERDIDTQLDAAMDHLEHEHLDNGAHLYQIDVEHHAHRFTYPAPGKTTGKIHDRKVEETGDPVITIGYGPDFAVLRSDGVRLDIPEYVTELTDEIDGGGVSGGGHLVVGSIKFVKGMREQVIDALVEKMADAEIDEELQSTGVLSQD from the coding sequence ATGTCTCCGCCAGCCGGCACCGACACGGGTGCCCCGGTTCCCGACGGGGGAACCGTCGTCTACGAACTCGCTGACGGCTGCACCCTCGACGACGTCGAGGAGGGCAGCTGCTACGTTGGTACAGTCAACGGCGTCGTCGAGTACGGCGTCTTCGTCGATCTCTCCGAGGAACTGTCTGGACTCGTCCACGACTCGAACCTCGTCGGCGACTACGACGTGGGCGACGAACTCGTCGTCGAACTCGCCCAGGTCAGGGAGAACGGCGACGTGAGCTTCGAAGAGGTCCAGTTCGCCGACTACACGACCGAATCGGTCGGCCGCGGGTCCGACGCCGTCGTCGACGACCTCGCGGACGCGACCGGCGAGACCGTCACGGTCCGGGGCGAGATTCTCCAGATCAAACAGACCGGCGGGCCGACGATCTTCCAGCTGCGCGACGAGAGCGGCGTCGTGCCCTGCGCGGCCTTCGACGAGGCCGGCGTTCGGGCGTTCCCGGCCGTCGACCTCGGCGACGTGGCCGAGGTGACCGGCCGCGTCGAGAGCCGCAACGGCGGCGTCCAGGTCGAGGTCGAGGAGCTGAGCGTCCTCGGGGGCGACCGCGAGCAGGCGGTCCGTGACGACATCGACGAGGCGCTGGACGAAGCCGCCGAGCCCGCAGATATCGACCCCCTCGTGGAGTGGCCGGCCTTCGAGAAGCTGTGGGACGATCTCAGAGACGTGGCCCGACAGCTCCGTCGGACCGTCCTCGAAGGGCGGCCGATCCGGATGCGACACCACGCCGACGGCGACGGCCTCTGTGCCAGCGTCCCGCTACAGCTTGCGCTGGAGCGGTTCGTCGCACAGCACTACCAGGACGACGAGGCGGGCCGACACATGCTCAAGCGGCTGCCGAGCAAGGCACCCTACTACGAGCTGGAGGACGTGACCCGCGACCTCAACTTCGCGCTGGAGAACCGCGAGCGCCACGGCCAGAAGCTCCCGCTGGTCCTGATGCTCGACAACGGCTCGACCGAGGAGGACACGCCGGCCTACCGGAACCTCCGGCACTACGACATCCCGGTGGTCGTCGTCGACCACCACCACCCCGACCCGGAAGCCGTCGAGCCGCTGATCGACGCCCACGTCAACCCCTACCTCCACGACGAGGACTACCGGATCACGACCGGGATGATGTGCGTCGAACTCGCCCGCATGATCGACCCGTCGCTGACCGACGAGCTGCGCCACGTCCCGGCGGTCGCCGGCGTCTCGGACCGCTCCGAGGGGGAGGCAATGCCCGACTACGTCGAGCTGGCCCGACAGGAGGGCTACGACGAGGCGGATCTCCGAGACGTCGGCGAAGCACTCGACTACGCCACCTTCTGGCTCAAGTACGACGACGGTCGCGAACTGATCGACGACGCGCTGAACGTCAACTGCGACGACCGCGACCGCCACGAGGAGATCGTCGAGTTCCTCTCGACGCGGGCCGAACGAGACATCGACACCCAGCTCGACGCCGCGATGGACCACCTCGAACACGAGCACCTGGACAACGGCGCACACCTCTACCAGATCGACGTGGAACACCACGCCCATCGCTTTACGTACCCCGCGCCGGGCAAGACCACGGGCAAGATCCACGACCGCAAGGTCGAGGAGACGGGCGATCCCGTCATCACGATCGGCTACGGTCCGGACTTCGCCGTCCTCCGCTCGGACGGCGTCCGCCTCGACATTCCGGAGTACGTCACCGAGCTGACCGACGAGATCGACGGCGGCGGCGTCAGCGGCGGGGGCCACCTCGTCGTCGGCTCCATCAAGTTCGTCAAGGGGATGCGCGAGCAGGTGATCGACGCGCTGGTCGAGAAGATGGCCGACGCCGAGATCGACGAGGAGCTACAGAGTACGGGCGTGCTGAGCCAGGACTGA
- a CDS encoding flippase activity-associated protein Agl23, whose product MHSSGPDTDAERPPQETDGGAVDPSDDGRSLRTLATTTAGLILAVTVLGLVLRLAFLGDRIAHWDEARVGYWITYYAETGSFAYRRIIHGPFVQHVNGWLFPLVGASDFTMRLPVALISATLPLSALLFREHLRRVELLAMALFLAVNPVVLYYSRFMRSDLLVATFMFFALGALVRFYDTRRWRYVYAAGALMACGFASKENAILYVLTWLGAVGLLADQALYRPRNDASGAGLLLAKLRALAGRVRGGAPTAANGGSPSERSPGWRSRGGRILLHLVGVATVFLALSLFFYAPRGAGVAGLYHPPGTTEQVMFWQAVGDPAQLPTLLEETWAHVRFEYGEWFGQAGESGEESIVSTYVEYLGRFVRVMGLKAAPLTVLSVVGFAAERYGRAESRNLVMLAGYCGFVSVLGYPLGTDIFGAWLVVHALVPLSIPAAVGLARIVDWARGAFAADDTVGLATAAAVLLLVGGATAGVVTNSVYLDDQSEDNYLVQYAQPGDSPRAELEAIDRAADDDRRGPDVLLFYGEEGDRWADDEALVERDRAGWNRSKFNYRPLCSKWFNALPLPWYFATSDADVDCARTPGNVTDRLDDRPPAVVVTVASDQTTPETALDDAYSRETYEMRAYGTRMVFWVHEDVERDRSVRQRLSGSVGTPRT is encoded by the coding sequence ATGCATTCGTCGGGCCCCGACACCGACGCCGAGCGCCCTCCACAGGAGACCGACGGTGGTGCCGTCGACCCCAGCGACGACGGCCGATCGCTCCGGACGCTGGCGACGACAACCGCCGGTCTGATCCTCGCGGTGACGGTCCTGGGTCTCGTCCTCCGGCTGGCCTTCCTGGGTGATCGCATCGCCCACTGGGACGAAGCGCGCGTCGGCTACTGGATCACCTACTACGCCGAGACGGGGTCGTTCGCCTACCGCCGGATCATCCACGGTCCCTTCGTCCAGCACGTCAACGGCTGGCTGTTCCCGCTGGTGGGTGCCAGCGACTTCACGATGCGGCTCCCGGTCGCGCTGATCAGCGCGACGCTCCCGCTGTCGGCGCTGCTGTTTCGCGAGCACCTCCGCAGGGTCGAACTGCTCGCGATGGCGCTCTTTCTGGCCGTCAACCCCGTCGTCCTCTACTACTCGCGGTTCATGCGCAGCGACCTGCTGGTCGCGACGTTCATGTTCTTCGCGCTGGGCGCGCTGGTGCGGTTCTACGACACGCGGCGCTGGCGCTACGTCTACGCCGCCGGGGCGCTGATGGCGTGTGGCTTCGCCTCGAAAGAGAACGCGATTCTCTACGTGCTGACGTGGCTCGGCGCGGTCGGTCTGCTCGCCGACCAGGCGCTGTATCGCCCCCGGAACGACGCGAGTGGCGCGGGGCTCCTCCTGGCGAAACTGCGGGCGCTGGCCGGTCGCGTCCGCGGCGGCGCGCCGACGGCTGCCAACGGTGGGTCCCCGTCGGAGCGGTCTCCGGGCTGGCGCTCCCGAGGCGGGCGGATACTGCTACATCTCGTCGGCGTCGCCACGGTCTTTCTCGCGCTCAGCCTGTTCTTCTACGCACCGCGCGGTGCGGGCGTGGCGGGACTGTACCACCCGCCGGGGACGACAGAGCAGGTGATGTTCTGGCAGGCCGTCGGGGACCCGGCGCAGTTGCCGACGCTCCTCGAAGAGACCTGGGCCCACGTTCGGTTCGAGTACGGCGAGTGGTTCGGACAGGCTGGCGAGAGCGGCGAGGAGAGCATCGTCAGCACGTACGTCGAGTACCTCGGCCGGTTCGTCCGGGTCATGGGGCTGAAGGCAGCGCCCCTGACAGTGCTCTCGGTCGTCGGGTTCGCCGCCGAGCGATACGGGCGCGCGGAGAGCCGGAACCTCGTGATGCTCGCCGGCTACTGCGGGTTCGTCTCGGTCCTTGGCTACCCGCTGGGGACCGACATCTTCGGGGCCTGGCTCGTCGTCCACGCGCTCGTTCCGCTCTCGATTCCGGCCGCCGTGGGGCTCGCCCGGATCGTCGACTGGGCGCGGGGCGCGTTCGCCGCGGACGACACGGTCGGGCTCGCGACCGCCGCGGCCGTTCTGCTGCTCGTCGGCGGCGCGACCGCGGGCGTCGTCACGAACTCGGTGTACCTCGACGACCAGTCCGAGGACAACTATCTGGTCCAGTACGCCCAGCCCGGCGACAGCCCGCGGGCCGAACTCGAAGCGATCGACCGGGCTGCCGACGACGACCGACGCGGGCCGGACGTGTTGCTGTTCTACGGCGAGGAGGGGGACCGCTGGGCCGACGACGAGGCCCTCGTCGAGCGGGACCGGGCCGGCTGGAACCGCTCGAAGTTCAACTATCGACCCCTCTGTAGCAAGTGGTTCAACGCGCTGCCGCTGCCCTGGTACTTCGCCACCAGCGACGCCGACGTGGACTGTGCGAGGACGCCCGGCAACGTCACGGATCGCCTCGACGACAGGCCGCCGGCCGTCGTGGTCACGGTCGCCTCGGACCAGACGACTCCCGAGACGGCGCTGGATGACGCGTACAGCCGAGAGACCTACGAGATGCGTGCGTACGGCACGCGGATGGTGTTCTGGGTCCACGAGGACGTCGAGCGCGACCGTTCCGTGAGGCAACGCTTAAGCGGGTCGGTCGGAACCCCTCGCACATGA
- a CDS encoding pyridoxal phosphate-dependent aminotransferase, with protein MTQDFAARVGRVEPSATLAISNKAAELEAQGVDVVDLSVGEPDFDTPENIKDAAKEALDAGHTGYTPTSGIPELKTAIAEKLHDDGLTQYDEDNLMVTPGGKQALYEIFQTLIDDGDEVVLLDPAWVSYEAMVKLADGSLQRVDTAAHDFQLAGALDDLAETVSDDTELLVVNSPGNPHGAVYTDEALEGVRDLAVEHDFQVISDEIYKEITYDGREATSLGTLEGMEDRTITLNGFSKAYSMTGWRLGYFAGPEELIDEAGKVHGHSVSCAVNFVQHAGVEAIRNTEDEVQEMVEAFDERRTFLKDLFEERGVHVPEPQGAFYMMPEVAPDGDDDAWCEEAIEEAHVATVPGHAFGTPGYARISYANSKERLETAVERLDDAGLL; from the coding sequence ATGACACAGGACTTCGCCGCACGTGTAGGACGAGTCGAACCGAGCGCGACGCTCGCGATCAGCAACAAGGCCGCCGAACTGGAGGCCCAGGGAGTCGACGTGGTCGACCTGAGCGTCGGTGAACCGGACTTCGACACGCCCGAGAACATCAAAGACGCCGCCAAGGAGGCCCTCGACGCCGGCCACACGGGCTACACGCCCACCAGTGGCATCCCCGAGCTCAAGACGGCCATCGCCGAGAAGCTCCACGACGACGGACTGACCCAGTACGACGAGGACAACCTCATGGTCACGCCCGGCGGCAAGCAGGCCCTCTACGAGATCTTCCAGACGCTGATCGACGACGGCGACGAGGTCGTCCTGCTGGACCCGGCGTGGGTCTCCTACGAGGCGATGGTGAAACTCGCCGACGGCTCGCTACAACGCGTCGACACCGCGGCCCACGACTTCCAGCTCGCGGGCGCGCTCGACGACCTCGCCGAGACGGTGAGCGACGACACGGAACTGCTGGTCGTCAACTCGCCGGGCAACCCCCACGGCGCGGTCTACACCGACGAGGCCCTCGAAGGCGTTCGCGACCTGGCCGTCGAGCACGACTTCCAGGTCATCTCTGACGAGATCTACAAGGAGATCACCTACGACGGCCGCGAGGCGACCTCGCTGGGGACGCTAGAGGGCATGGAAGACCGGACGATCACGCTCAACGGCTTCTCGAAGGCCTACTCGATGACCGGCTGGCGGCTGGGCTACTTCGCCGGCCCCGAAGAGCTGATCGACGAGGCCGGGAAGGTCCACGGCCACTCGGTCTCCTGTGCCGTCAACTTCGTCCAGCACGCGGGCGTCGAGGCGATCCGCAACACCGAGGACGAAGTCCAGGAGATGGTCGAAGCCTTCGACGAGCGCCGGACCTTCCTCAAGGACCTCTTCGAGGAGCGAGGCGTCCACGTCCCCGAACCCCAGGGAGCCTTCTACATGATGCCCGAGGTCGCGCCCGACGGCGACGACGACGCGTGGTGCGAGGAAGCCATCGAGGAAGCCCACGTCGCGACCGTGCCGGGCCACGCCTTCGGGACGCCCGGCTACGCGCGCATCTCCTACGCCAACAGCAAGGAACGACTCGAAACGGCCGTCGAGCGACTCGACGACGCCGGCCTCTTATAG
- a CDS encoding 5-(carboxyamino)imidazole ribonucleotide synthase produces the protein MTISTPGVTLGVVGGGQLGRMLAEAAAPLGVDLVVTDPTEDPPAGPVASDALVGEFDEVSTIRAVAERADYLTFEIELTDPDALETVAAETGVPVHPKPDTLRLIQDKLVQKRRLGDAGVPVPAFRQVDDEDDLRAAGEELGYPLMLKAREGGYDGHGNYPVESPDDVTDALDAIQGPAMAEEMIDFERELAVMGCLGADERDTFPVTETIHREEILRETVSPPRADDDVRERARAVALDVLDAMEGRGVYGIELFETSDGEILLNEIAPRPHNSGHWTIEGCHTSQFEQHVRAVTGRALGTTERRGPTVSANVLGDVADRQRATLSGEDAVFETPRAHLHWYGKREVYRLRKMGHVTLVGDGETTGQLLADVRELREQLTFQSRSQ, from the coding sequence ATGACCATCTCGACACCAGGCGTGACGCTGGGCGTCGTCGGCGGCGGTCAGCTCGGACGGATGCTGGCGGAGGCCGCCGCGCCGCTGGGCGTCGATCTCGTCGTGACCGATCCGACCGAAGACCCGCCGGCCGGCCCGGTCGCGAGCGACGCGCTCGTCGGCGAGTTCGACGAGGTCTCGACGATTCGAGCCGTCGCCGAGCGCGCCGACTACCTCACCTTCGAGATCGAGCTGACCGACCCGGACGCACTGGAGACGGTCGCGGCCGAAACCGGCGTCCCGGTACACCCGAAGCCGGACACGCTCCGGCTCATTCAGGACAAACTCGTCCAGAAGCGCCGCCTCGGCGACGCTGGCGTCCCGGTCCCGGCCTTCCGGCAGGTCGACGACGAGGACGACCTCCGGGCGGCGGGCGAGGAACTGGGCTATCCGCTGATGCTCAAAGCCCGCGAAGGCGGCTACGACGGGCACGGCAACTACCCGGTCGAGTCGCCCGACGACGTGACCGACGCCCTCGACGCGATCCAGGGGCCGGCGATGGCCGAGGAGATGATCGACTTCGAGCGAGAGCTTGCCGTGATGGGCTGTCTGGGAGCCGACGAGCGCGACACGTTCCCGGTCACCGAGACGATCCACCGCGAGGAGATCCTCCGAGAGACGGTCTCTCCCCCGCGGGCCGATGACGACGTTCGAGAGCGGGCCAGAGCGGTCGCGCTCGACGTACTCGACGCGATGGAGGGGCGGGGCGTCTACGGGATCGAGCTGTTCGAGACGAGCGACGGCGAGATCCTGCTCAACGAGATCGCGCCCCGCCCCCACAACTCGGGCCACTGGACCATCGAGGGGTGTCACACCTCGCAGTTCGAACAGCACGTTCGGGCCGTCACCGGACGAGCACTCGGGACGACCGAGCGCCGCGGACCGACGGTGTCGGCAAACGTGCTGGGCGACGTAGCGGACCGCCAGCGGGCGACACTGTCCGGCGAAGACGCGGTCTTCGAGACACCTCGGGCACACCTCCACTGGTACGGGAAGCGCGAGGTGTACCGGCTCCGGAAGATGGGACACGTGACCCTCGTCGGCGACGGCGAGACGACGGGCCAACTACTCGCGGACGTTCGGGAACTGCGAGAGCAACTGACCTTCCAGTCTCGCTCGCAGTGA
- a CDS encoding adenylyltransferase/cytidyltransferase family protein, translated as MTRDVVAQGTFDILHPGHVHYLREAKAMGDRLHVIVARSENVTHKAPPVVPDRQRVEMVEALDPVDYARLGHPEDIFVPIEQIEPDVIALGYDQHHEVEGIETALDERGLDCDVRRAGPRKASEEEILSTGSIIEKILDERR; from the coding sequence GTGACCCGCGACGTCGTCGCCCAGGGGACCTTCGACATCCTCCACCCCGGCCACGTCCACTATCTGCGCGAGGCGAAAGCGATGGGCGACCGACTCCACGTCATCGTCGCCCGCAGCGAGAACGTCACGCACAAAGCGCCACCGGTCGTCCCCGACCGCCAGCGCGTCGAGATGGTCGAGGCGCTCGATCCCGTCGACTACGCCCGACTGGGCCATCCCGAGGACATCTTCGTCCCCATCGAGCAGATCGAACCCGACGTGATCGCGCTGGGCTACGACCAGCACCACGAGGTCGAGGGGATCGAGACGGCGCTCGACGAGCGCGGCCTGGACTGCGACGTGCGCCGGGCCGGGCCGCGAAAAGCCAGCGAGGAGGAGATCCTCTCGACGGGCTCGATCATCGAGAAGATTCTGGACGAACGGAGGTAG
- a CDS encoding NADH-quinone oxidoreductase subunit A → MSNPWIAIGALALVGVLIPLSMISVSALLRPSVPEQGKRATYESGEIPTGSSQQIRFNIQYYMVALLFVVFDIETVLIFPWTVIYRDAVGALGYEQVLFPMLLFLGVLVAGLAWAWRNGAVQWVKSPRATRQLSTNNE, encoded by the coding sequence ATGAGTAATCCATGGATTGCGATCGGCGCGCTCGCGCTCGTCGGCGTCCTGATTCCGTTGAGCATGATATCGGTATCGGCGCTGTTACGACCGAGCGTGCCCGAACAAGGCAAACGCGCCACCTACGAGAGCGGTGAAATCCCGACCGGCAGCAGCCAGCAGATCAGATTCAACATCCAGTACTACATGGTCGCGCTGCTGTTCGTCGTCTTCGACATCGAGACCGTCCTCATCTTCCCCTGGACGGTCATCTATCGGGACGCGGTCGGTGCCCTCGGCTACGAGCAGGTGCTGTTCCCCATGCTTCTGTTCCTCGGGGTCCTGGTCGCGGGGCTCGCCTGGGCGTGGCGCAACGGCGCTGTACAGTGGGTCAAAAGCCCGCGGGCAACTCGGCAACTGAGTACGAACAATGAGTAG
- a CDS encoding Mov34/MPN/PAD-1 family protein has translation MGLFRSSGILGIADSALEFALAASEESHPNEYMGILRGEDARKLGLDEDGTVLSDVLVIPGTESNPVSATLKTSMVPNDLRAAGSIHSHPNGVLKPSDADLQTFGRGDVHIIVGAPYDKGDWQAFDNEGQPIELDVLDVEPPEEEFFDFTQADIDAELREDEW, from the coding sequence ATGGGCCTGTTTCGCTCGAGCGGGATCCTCGGCATCGCCGACTCCGCGCTCGAGTTCGCTCTCGCGGCGTCGGAGGAGAGCCACCCCAACGAGTACATGGGGATCCTGCGCGGCGAGGACGCACGCAAACTCGGGCTGGACGAGGACGGCACGGTACTGTCCGACGTGCTCGTGATCCCCGGAACTGAATCGAACCCGGTGAGCGCGACGCTCAAGACGAGTATGGTACCCAACGACCTGCGGGCCGCGGGATCGATCCACTCCCACCCAAACGGCGTGCTCAAGCCGAGCGACGCCGACCTGCAGACGTTCGGCCGCGGCGACGTCCACATCATCGTCGGCGCTCCCTACGACAAGGGCGACTGGCAGGCGTTCGACAACGAGGGCCAGCCGATCGAACTCGACGTGCTGGACGTGGAACCGCCCGAAGAGGAGTTCTTCGACTTCACCCAGGCGGACATCGACGCCGAGTTGCGGGAGGACGAGTGGTGA
- the purE gene encoding 5-(carboxyamino)imidazole ribonucleotide mutase, which translates to MTEPESVQSLIDQLREEAEMDRPDEATPDVGIIMGSDSDLATMAGGKGKRPGAYAALAEELGFAEQTDFTDAPEARFTFESFVVSAHRTPELMYAYAETAEARGLDVVIAGAGGKSADLPNMTASIAYPLPVIGVPVQEKSVDSVIGMPQGAPITAVDAGKSFNAALTAAQILSRKHPELRERLQAYHDELQDEVGTVSRDLHELGTPGFKAEYWDEE; encoded by the coding sequence ATGACAGAGCCAGAGAGCGTGCAGTCGCTGATCGACCAGCTCCGCGAGGAAGCCGAGATGGACCGCCCGGACGAGGCGACCCCCGACGTGGGGATCATCATGGGATCGGACTCGGACCTGGCGACGATGGCCGGCGGCAAGGGGAAGCGTCCGGGTGCCTACGCCGCCCTCGCCGAGGAACTGGGCTTTGCCGAACAGACCGACTTTACCGACGCGCCCGAGGCTCGCTTTACCTTCGAGTCGTTCGTCGTCTCGGCCCACCGGACGCCGGAACTGATGTACGCCTACGCCGAGACGGCCGAGGCCCGCGGTCTGGATGTCGTCATCGCGGGCGCGGGCGGCAAGAGTGCGGACCTCCCGAACATGACCGCCTCGATCGCCTACCCGCTACCGGTGATCGGCGTTCCGGTCCAGGAGAAGTCCGTCGACAGCGTCATCGGGATGCCACAGGGTGCGCCGATCACGGCGGTCGACGCCGGCAAGTCGTTCAACGCCGCTCTCACCGCGGCCCAGATCCTCTCGCGGAAACACCCCGAGCTCCGCGAGCGCCTGCAGGCGTACCACGACGAACTACAGGACGAGGTCGGCACGGTGTCTCGCGATCTGCACGAGCTGGGGACACCGGGTTTCAAAGCCGAGTACTGGGACGAGGAGTAG
- a CDS encoding phospholipase D-like domain-containing protein, which yields MVRFAPLLCVCCLFLAASALPAVAQDETAPSDPHPEIVAAYPDPIADGDAGEFVVLRLPAEIDLAGYVFTDGDTTVSLSNVSQRGRVALSAGPDRARNHTAAPVVAVDRLGLANSGEHLQVRRNGTVVDRAVYRDTAAGERVTWNGTEPVWRPIGATDRPVVSADGGHVRAFVLPDGPAVPIQTLRDADDRLLLAGYTLTSDRVTDALVAAHERGVTVRVLLEGAPVGGRTRQGAQRLDRLTEAGVEVRLIGGEYARYDYHHAKYAVADERALVLTENWKPSGTGGHSSRGWGVRTNQSRVVDGLAATYRADASGRDARPWSQFRRGRSFERGAVSNASYERSVAPETVPVEETTLLVTPDNAEPRLVDRLDGAQSSIDVIQVSVGWDSTLAAALRRAADRGVRVRLLLSSAWYVREDNERLAERFEEWASANDAPLSVRLADPAGRYEKIHAKGAIVDDRRVVLGSLNWNDQAAANNRETVLLLRGSAVADYYGTVFDADWRGGRSPLPYGLLAAVAGCLGLAAIVGGKIRFERR from the coding sequence ATGGTCCGTTTCGCCCCGCTCCTCTGTGTCTGCTGTCTGTTCCTCGCAGCGAGTGCTCTCCCGGCCGTCGCACAGGACGAGACGGCACCGTCTGATCCGCACCCGGAGATCGTCGCCGCGTACCCGGACCCGATCGCCGACGGCGACGCGGGCGAGTTCGTCGTTCTCCGGCTCCCCGCCGAGATCGATCTCGCCGGCTACGTCTTCACCGACGGCGACACGACCGTCTCGCTGTCGAACGTCTCCCAGCGGGGGCGGGTCGCTCTCTCTGCCGGACCCGATCGCGCTCGCAATCACACGGCCGCGCCGGTCGTCGCGGTCGATCGACTCGGACTCGCCAACAGCGGCGAACACCTCCAGGTGCGTCGGAACGGCACCGTCGTCGACCGAGCCGTCTATCGCGACACGGCGGCGGGCGAACGCGTCACCTGGAACGGGACCGAGCCCGTCTGGCGACCGATCGGTGCGACGGACCGGCCGGTGGTGTCGGCGGACGGCGGCCACGTCCGTGCGTTCGTGCTCCCGGACGGTCCCGCCGTGCCGATCCAGACGTTGCGTGACGCCGACGACCGCCTCCTCCTGGCGGGATACACCCTCACCTCCGACCGGGTCACCGACGCGCTCGTCGCGGCACACGAACGGGGCGTCACGGTGCGGGTCCTGCTGGAGGGCGCGCCGGTCGGCGGGCGCACGCGCCAGGGCGCACAGCGACTCGACCGTCTGACCGAGGCCGGCGTCGAGGTCCGACTGATCGGCGGCGAGTACGCACGCTACGACTACCACCACGCGAAGTACGCGGTCGCCGACGAGCGCGCGCTCGTTCTCACCGAGAACTGGAAGCCGAGCGGGACCGGCGGCCACAGCAGCCGCGGCTGGGGTGTCCGAACGAACCAGTCCCGCGTCGTCGACGGTCTCGCGGCGACGTACCGGGCCGACGCCAGCGGTCGGGACGCGCGCCCCTGGTCGCAGTTTCGCCGCGGCCGCTCCTTCGAACGGGGCGCGGTCTCGAACGCGAGCTACGAGCGGAGCGTCGCCCCCGAGACCGTCCCCGTCGAGGAGACGACGCTGCTGGTGACTCCGGACAACGCCGAGCCGCGACTGGTCGATCGGCTGGACGGAGCACAGAGCTCGATCGACGTGATACAGGTGTCGGTGGGCTGGGACAGCACCCTCGCGGCCGCGCTCCGACGCGCCGCCGACCGCGGGGTCCGCGTTCGCCTCCTGCTGTCCAGCGCGTGGTACGTCCGCGAGGACAACGAGCGCCTCGCCGAGCGCTTCGAGGAGTGGGCCAGCGCCAACGACGCGCCCCTGTCAGTTCGCCTCGCCGACCCTGCGGGACGCTACGAGAAGATCCACGCGAAGGGCGCGATCGTCGACGACCGCCGCGTCGTCCTCGGGAGCCTCAACTGGAACGACCAGGCAGCCGCGAACAACCGCGAGACGGTCCTCCTGCTGCGTGGCTCTGCGGTGGCCGACTACTACGGGACGGTGTTCGACGCCGACTGGCGGGGCGGTCGCTCGCCGCTGCCCTACGGACTGCTCGCGGCGGTCGCTGGCTGTCTCGGACTGGCCGCGATCGTCGGCGGGAAAATCAGGTTCGAACGGCGATAG